From the genome of Tachysurus fulvidraco isolate hzauxx_2018 chromosome 20, HZAU_PFXX_2.0, whole genome shotgun sequence, one region includes:
- the rnf208 gene encoding RING finger protein 208, translated as MSCLRHQPVTIPMDTVKIIQSEKFPRECPVPVTQPRFAPPPRVAWDGGGEGEVIVNQACSDLSIEVNGNTMVNPRPLASPPAPVLRREASYLAQRKASNSEICYHQFHYKMDDVIVNQYVLRSSSTSSSSSSSTSSGPVMPCEPLDCPTCGHTYNFAGKRPRILSCLHSVCEECLQILYESCPKYKFISCPTCRRETVLFTDYGLAALAINTSILSRLPSEPGGTVQWGGDADRSCYQTVRQYCQSACTCHIANPLSTCGIM; from the coding sequence ATGTCCTGTCTGAGGCACCAGCCTGTGACCATCCCAATGGATACAGTCAAGATCATCCAATCAGAGAAATTCCCACGGGAGTGCCCTGTACCTGTGACCCAGCCTCGCTTCGCACCTCCACCCCGTGTGGCCTGGGATGGAGGAGGTGAAGGCGAGGTTATCGTTAACCAGGCCTGCAGTGACCTGTCAATCGAGGTGAACGGTAACACCATGGTCAACCCTCGTCCTCTGGCATCACCTCCAGCACCAGTCCTCCGTCGCGAAGCTAGCTATTTAGCCCAACGCAAGGCTAGCAACAGCGAGATATGCTACCACCAATTCCACTACAAGATGGATGACGTAATCGTGAACCAGTACGTCCTGCGCTCCTCGTCCACCTCATCCTCCTCGTCATCTTCGACGTCTTCGGGCCCGGTGATGCCATGTGAGCCGCTCGATTGCCCGACTTGCGGGCACACGTACAACTTTGCAGGGAAGCGTCCAAGAATCCTTTCGTGCCTGCACTCGGTGTGTGAGGAGTGCCTGCAGATCCTGTACGAGTCCTGCCCCAAGTATAAGTTCATCTCATGCCCAACGTGCCGTCGCGAGACCGTTCTCTTCACCGACTACGGTTTGGCCGCGCTCGCCATCAACACCAGCATCCTGAGCCGCCTGCCGTCTGAGCCTGGTGGGACCGTACAATGGGGAGGAGATGCTGACCGCAGCTGCTACCAAACTGTGCGCCAGTACTGCCAATCGGCTTGCACGTGCCACATTGCTAACCCACTCTCCACCTGCGGCATCATGTAA